The following proteins are co-located in the Synechococcus sp. PROS-U-1 genome:
- a CDS encoding hercynine metabolism small protein, which translates to MKTDERRQAIKRQRQQLIQDLEAVYMAAFDRLGELEGEVGEVKAAQLTQMILNSKTAAIEPLEKEIEKPVITTPGEP; encoded by the coding sequence ATGAAAACAGACGAACGGCGTCAAGCGATCAAGCGGCAGCGCCAGCAGCTGATCCAGGACCTAGAAGCGGTGTACATGGCGGCCTTTGATCGCCTGGGGGAACTGGAGGGTGAAGTGGGTGAGGTCAAAGCGGCTCAACTCACCCAAATGATTCTCAACTCCAAAACAGCTGCAATCGAGCCCCTGGAAAAGGAGATTGAAAAACCGGTGATCACCACCCCGGGTGAGCCATGA
- the rpaB gene encoding response regulator transcription factor RpaB, producing MTGNLPSQPKATILVVDDEAAVRRVLVMRLQLSGYRVICAEDGEQALEMFHNESPDLVVLDVMLPKLDGFAVCRRLRAESCVPIIFLSAVEAISERVAGLDLGADDYLPKPFSPKELEARISTILRRVGRGNAVVESRELPTGQGVLRLGDLVVDTNRRQVTRGSERINLTYTEFSLLELLFRDPGHVVPRAEILEQLWGYPPRRAADLRVVDVYVARLRGKLEPDPRNPELILTVRGIGYASQRMGEASAAG from the coding sequence ATGACGGGCAACCTGCCCTCACAACCGAAAGCGACCATTCTTGTCGTTGATGACGAGGCGGCTGTACGGCGCGTTCTGGTGATGCGCCTCCAGTTGTCGGGTTACCGCGTCATTTGCGCTGAGGATGGTGAGCAAGCCCTGGAGATGTTCCACAACGAGTCCCCTGACTTGGTGGTGCTCGATGTGATGCTGCCCAAGCTGGATGGCTTTGCAGTGTGCCGCCGCCTGCGGGCTGAATCGTGTGTGCCGATCATCTTCCTTTCTGCCGTTGAAGCGATCTCCGAGAGGGTTGCTGGCCTGGACTTGGGTGCTGATGATTACTTGCCCAAACCCTTCAGTCCCAAGGAACTCGAAGCTCGTATTTCAACAATTTTGCGCCGGGTGGGCCGGGGCAATGCAGTCGTCGAAAGCCGCGAATTGCCGACGGGGCAGGGTGTGCTGAGGCTTGGTGATCTTGTTGTTGACACCAACCGACGCCAGGTCACCCGAGGTTCGGAGCGCATCAATCTCACCTATACGGAATTCAGCCTGTTGGAATTGCTGTTCCGTGATCCAGGTCATGTGGTTCCTCGGGCGGAGATCCTCGAGCAACTTTGGGGCTATCCCCCACGTCGGGCTGCTGACCTTCGCGTGGTGGATGTTTATGTGGCGCGGTTGCGCGGCAAGCTTGAGCCCGATCCCCGCAATCCCGAGCTCATACTCACAGTTCGCGGCATCGGTTATGCCTCCCAACGCATGGGTGAAGCTTCTGCTGCGGGTTGA
- the egtB gene encoding ergothioneine biosynthesis protein EgtB — MLLDTLRAVRRHSEALIAPLEPEDLMLQGMADASPPKWHLGHTTWFFDTFVLQPYAPGHQACDPLWSYQFNSYYEAVGARHPRPQRGLLSRPAIGPVLAWRQRVDAELEEMLLDPPTDVIALVELGLQHEQQHQELLLMDLLDGFHRQPLEPVYNPKAELTLQMEPHQWLPCPGGLTEIGHRGDGFHFDNETPRHRVWIEPFELSSSLVSNAAYDAFIADGGYQRPELWMSEGWALVQQHQWQAPRYWRGDNEEFTLAGRRQRELKAPVRHLSWFEADAYARWSGARLPTEAEWEHACSVQGSAMEHAHRVLWQWTSSAYSPYPGFLPVEGAIGEYNGKFMSSQMVLRGSSWLTPNGHERDSYRNFFPPASRWMAAGIRLAR, encoded by the coding sequence GTGCTGCTGGACACCCTGCGGGCGGTGCGACGCCACAGCGAAGCACTGATTGCACCGCTAGAGCCGGAAGACCTGATGCTCCAGGGGATGGCAGATGCCAGCCCACCCAAATGGCATCTGGGCCACACCACCTGGTTCTTTGACACGTTCGTGCTTCAGCCCTATGCCCCTGGGCACCAGGCCTGCGACCCTCTCTGGAGCTATCAATTCAACTCTTATTACGAGGCCGTCGGAGCCCGCCATCCCCGACCGCAGCGGGGGCTGCTCAGCCGCCCGGCCATTGGCCCGGTGCTGGCCTGGCGCCAGCGGGTGGATGCCGAGCTGGAAGAAATGCTGCTCGATCCGCCCACGGACGTGATCGCCCTAGTGGAGCTGGGGCTGCAGCACGAGCAGCAGCACCAGGAACTGCTGCTGATGGACCTGCTGGATGGCTTCCACCGCCAGCCGTTGGAACCCGTCTACAACCCCAAGGCCGAACTGACCCTGCAGATGGAGCCGCACCAGTGGCTCCCCTGTCCCGGCGGTCTGACGGAGATCGGCCACCGGGGTGACGGCTTTCACTTCGACAACGAGACGCCACGGCACCGGGTGTGGATTGAGCCGTTTGAGCTGAGCAGCAGCCTGGTGAGCAACGCCGCCTATGACGCCTTCATCGCTGATGGGGGCTATCAGCGCCCCGAGCTGTGGATGAGTGAAGGCTGGGCCTTGGTGCAACAGCACCAGTGGCAGGCGCCGCGCTACTGGCGGGGAGACAACGAGGAATTCACCCTTGCTGGCCGCCGCCAGCGCGAACTCAAGGCACCGGTGCGGCATCTGAGCTGGTTCGAAGCGGATGCCTATGCCCGCTGGAGCGGTGCCCGTCTCCCCACAGAGGCGGAATGGGAGCACGCCTGCAGCGTGCAGGGGAGCGCCATGGAGCACGCCCACCGGGTGCTGTGGCAGTGGACATCCAGTGCCTACAGCCCCTATCCCGGCTTTCTCCCGGTGGAGGGAGCCATCGGCGAATACAACGGCAAATTCATGAGTTCCCAGATGGTGCTGCGGGGCAGCAGTTGGCTCACCCCCAACGGCCACGAGCGCGACAGCTACCGCAATTTCTTCCCGCCAGCGAGCCGCTGGATGGCCGCTGGCATCCGTCTGGCCCGATGA
- a CDS encoding hercynine metabolism protein, which translates to MSSWLEQLERELDARLSAFLRNNPVQENLFSEQHLKDRASALQRQRQQLQSEAKQQRQQLLRLAEDVRAWRSRVNRARAAGADDLAERAEQHLTSLMNQGRALWADLEDLGRRFNEVELQLEELRQQEQTPSPSTLEKDWALFEAEQELQQLRRDAGLT; encoded by the coding sequence ATGAGCAGCTGGCTGGAGCAGCTTGAGCGGGAGCTGGACGCAAGACTCTCTGCCTTCCTGCGCAACAACCCCGTCCAGGAGAACCTGTTCAGCGAGCAGCACCTGAAGGACCGGGCCAGTGCTCTGCAACGGCAACGCCAGCAACTGCAAAGCGAAGCAAAGCAGCAACGCCAGCAACTGCTGCGGCTAGCCGAAGATGTGCGGGCTTGGCGCAGCCGGGTGAACCGCGCCAGGGCAGCAGGTGCAGACGATCTGGCCGAGCGGGCCGAACAACACCTCACCAGCCTGATGAACCAGGGGCGAGCCCTCTGGGCGGATCTCGAAGACCTGGGACGCCGCTTCAACGAGGTGGAGCTGCAGCTGGAGGAGCTTCGCCAGCAAGAGCAAACGCCCAGCCCTTCAACGTTGGAGAAGGACTGGGCGTTGTTTGAAGCGGAGCAAGAGTTGCAACAGTTGCGCCGCGACGCTGGCCTGACTTAA
- a CDS encoding sugar ABC transporter substrate-binding protein, with protein sequence MKLTRRDVLLGAAALGLAACGRSKPQSRELELWTLQLAPKFNPYFADVLGEWTGLHPDAPVRWTDLPWGSVERKLLAAVFARTAPDVVNLNPPFAANLASKGGLADLTPLLPAAASNRYLPSVWEACRDPDAGQIAVPWYLTVRLSLVNRALLDQAGIAAPPTRWDQVPAFARRIRERTGRYGLFLTTVPDDSAELLETLVQMGVTLLDSQRRAAFDSPAGRRAFRFWSDLYQEGLLPREVVSQGQRRAIELFQSGDLALSATGAEFLRSIQTNAPRVASVTEPHPPVTGSDGTANVALMTLAVPRQSQRAQDAVDLALFLTNADHQARFAAEARVLPSSLEALVRVREELEQEVPGSAAERQIRQARLLSASTLDRARVLVPALPGIKRLQKILYTQMQRAMLAQVCPDQALTDAASEWNSYARSRWPETGSNS encoded by the coding sequence ATGAAGCTGACGCGTCGGGATGTGCTGCTGGGGGCAGCGGCCCTGGGGCTAGCGGCCTGTGGTCGAAGCAAGCCGCAGTCCAGGGAATTGGAGTTGTGGACCCTGCAGTTGGCCCCCAAGTTCAACCCCTACTTCGCTGATGTTCTCGGGGAATGGACGGGTCTTCATCCCGACGCGCCCGTGCGTTGGACCGATCTGCCTTGGGGGTCGGTGGAACGCAAGTTGCTGGCGGCGGTGTTTGCGCGCACGGCCCCGGATGTGGTGAACCTCAATCCGCCCTTCGCTGCCAATCTGGCCAGCAAGGGTGGGCTGGCTGACTTGACCCCGCTTCTGCCGGCTGCTGCCTCTAACCGCTATCTGCCGTCGGTCTGGGAGGCCTGTCGCGATCCCGATGCCGGTCAGATCGCGGTGCCCTGGTACCTCACGGTGCGCTTGAGTCTGGTGAACCGTGCGCTGTTGGATCAAGCCGGGATTGCAGCACCGCCGACCCGCTGGGATCAGGTGCCGGCTTTCGCACGGCGCATCCGAGAGCGTACGGGCCGTTATGGCCTGTTCCTTACCACCGTTCCGGATGACTCTGCCGAGCTCTTGGAAACCTTGGTGCAGATGGGGGTGACTCTGTTGGATTCCCAACGCCGGGCCGCTTTCGATAGCCCAGCGGGTCGCCGGGCCTTTCGCTTTTGGAGTGATCTCTATCAGGAGGGGTTGTTGCCCCGGGAGGTGGTGAGTCAGGGGCAACGGCGGGCGATCGAGTTGTTTCAGAGCGGCGATCTGGCTCTTTCGGCCACGGGGGCGGAATTTCTGCGCAGCATCCAGACCAACGCTCCACGGGTTGCCTCGGTGACGGAGCCCCATCCCCCGGTGACCGGGTCTGATGGCACGGCCAATGTGGCCTTGATGACCTTGGCTGTGCCGCGTCAGAGCCAGCGCGCCCAGGACGCGGTGGATTTGGCTCTGTTTCTCACCAATGCAGACCATCAGGCGCGCTTTGCGGCCGAGGCTCGGGTGTTGCCGTCGTCGCTGGAGGCCTTGGTCCGGGTGCGTGAGGAGTTGGAGCAGGAGGTGCCCGGTTCAGCGGCGGAGCGTCAGATTCGACAGGCTCGTTTGTTGTCCGCCAGCACGCTGGATCGAGCCCGGGTGTTGGTGCCGGCGTTGCCAGGCATCAAGCGCCTGCAGAAGATCCTCTACACCCAGATGCAGAGGGCGATGTTGGCCCAGGTCTGCCCTGATCAGGCGCTAACAGATGCCGCGTCGGAATGGAACAGTTACGCCCGTTCACGCTGGCCAGAGACCGGTTCCAATTCTTAA
- the egtD gene encoding L-histidine N(alpha)-methyltransferase, with protein sequence MSITLLNLHPPQADLQRLVRDGLRRKPRQLPAWMLYDAEGSRLFAEICRQPEYTLTNREITLLKQHAEAIADATGAGLVVEFGIGNARKVDPLLTALGSSVFAALDISLSALEEALSGLAAQHPNTAMVGVCCDHTRLQQLPRHPALDGERRIGFFPGSSLGNFTPEEAVDFLRNARQLLAGGPLLLGVDQPREPALMEAAYDDAAGVSAAFARNLLQRLNRDLQGDADPTQFRYQASWQPQDQRIEMALISRRDQTVHLGGEAWFFRNGEAWITEHSVKYSQDAAAALVARAGWRIERSWEDPHQQMALHLLLPAD encoded by the coding sequence ATGAGCATCACTCTGCTCAACCTCCACCCACCCCAGGCTGATCTGCAGCGCCTTGTGCGAGACGGCTTGCGCCGCAAACCTCGCCAACTGCCGGCCTGGATGCTCTACGACGCCGAAGGATCCCGGCTGTTCGCCGAAATCTGCCGCCAGCCGGAATACACCCTCACCAACCGGGAGATCACCCTGCTGAAGCAACACGCTGAAGCCATCGCCGACGCCACGGGAGCTGGGCTGGTGGTGGAGTTCGGCATCGGCAATGCCCGCAAGGTGGATCCGCTGCTCACGGCCCTTGGCAGCAGCGTCTTCGCCGCGCTGGACATCAGCCTCAGCGCCCTGGAGGAAGCCCTGTCCGGTCTCGCCGCCCAACACCCCAACACCGCCATGGTGGGCGTCTGCTGTGACCACACCCGCCTGCAACAGCTGCCGCGGCATCCTGCTCTGGACGGAGAACGGCGCATTGGCTTCTTCCCCGGCAGCTCCTTGGGCAACTTCACCCCGGAGGAAGCTGTGGACTTCCTGCGCAATGCCCGGCAGCTGCTGGCCGGAGGCCCGCTGTTGCTGGGGGTAGATCAACCGCGGGAGCCGGCCCTGATGGAGGCCGCCTACGACGATGCCGCCGGGGTGTCTGCCGCCTTCGCCCGCAACCTGCTGCAGCGGCTCAATCGCGACCTCCAGGGCGATGCCGATCCCACGCAGTTCCGCTACCAGGCCAGCTGGCAACCGCAAGATCAGCGGATCGAAATGGCCCTGATCAGCAGGCGGGATCAGACCGTGCACCTGGGCGGTGAGGCCTGGTTTTTCCGCAACGGCGAGGCCTGGATCACCGAACACAGCGTCAAATACTCCCAGGACGCCGCAGCCGCTCTTGTGGCACGGGCTGGCTGGCGGATCGAGCGCAGCTGGGAAGATCCGCACCAGCAGATGGCTCTGCATCTGCTTCTGCCGGCAGACTGA
- a CDS encoding rod shape-determining protein MreD encodes MSRLHRQPICVASALVVPLLALASPAWLSIDGVGPAWAVLWLLPWALVDGPVSGALAGVALGLVLDGLNFGGLSQVPALLLLGWWWGRLGRRAAPIQRSLNLGLLAWLGSVGLGLSLILQLWLRQGGVLDPLTQSWGLQTLWCQALVTGLLAPVLVSLQLLLWRRRVPS; translated from the coding sequence ATGAGTCGTCTGCACCGTCAACCGATCTGCGTGGCTTCGGCTCTGGTGGTGCCGTTGCTTGCTTTGGCGTCTCCGGCCTGGTTGTCCATTGATGGGGTTGGTCCGGCCTGGGCTGTGCTCTGGTTGCTGCCTTGGGCTCTGGTGGACGGTCCTGTGTCGGGGGCGTTGGCTGGAGTGGCTCTGGGGCTGGTGCTGGATGGTCTCAACTTTGGCGGTTTGAGTCAGGTGCCGGCGTTGCTGCTGTTGGGCTGGTGGTGGGGCCGTCTGGGGCGGCGTGCGGCACCGATTCAACGAAGCCTGAATCTGGGGTTGTTGGCCTGGCTTGGTTCGGTGGGTCTTGGTTTGTCGTTGATCCTGCAGCTCTGGCTGCGTCAAGGTGGAGTCTTGGACCCCCTCACCCAGAGCTGGGGTTTGCAGACCTTGTGGTGTCAGGCCTTGGTGACAGGTTTACTGGCTCCAGTGTTGGTGTCGTTGCAGTTGCTGCTCTGGCGCAGGAGGGTTCCCTCATGA
- the lysS gene encoding lysine--tRNA ligase, whose translation MSELRDTRLEKAKTLEELGQGPYALTFSPSHRMAELQETHADLPKGEEREVSVSVAGRVMTRRVMGKLAFFTLADETGSIQLFLEKAGLEAQQEGWFKQITSLVDSGDWLGVSGTLRRTDRGELSVKVSDWRMLTKALQPLPDKWHGLADVEKRYRQRYLDLVVSPDSRETFRRRARLVSGIRRWLDQRDFLEIETPVLQSEPGGADARPFETHHNALDLPLTLRIATELHLKRLVVGGFERVYELGRIFRNEGVSTRHNPEFTSVEIYQAYSDYIGMMELTEQMVSTVCQEVCGTTTITYQGSEIDLAPPWRRATMHDLVQEATGLDFNGFSSREQAAAAMTAKGLHAPELADSVGRLLNEAFEQAVETTLMQPTFVTDYPVEISPLARPHRSKPGLVERFELFIVGREHANAFSELTDPVDQRQRLEAQQERKAAGDLEAQGLDEDFVMALEVGMPPTGGLGIGIDRLVMLLTDSPSIRDVIAFPLLKPEARKQDTPSVE comes from the coding sequence GTGTCTGAGCTGCGCGACACCCGTCTGGAGAAGGCGAAGACATTGGAAGAGCTGGGGCAGGGTCCCTATGCCCTCACCTTCAGCCCCAGCCACCGCATGGCTGAGCTGCAGGAAACCCACGCCGATCTGCCCAAGGGCGAAGAACGGGAGGTCAGCGTCTCTGTGGCGGGACGGGTGATGACGCGCCGGGTGATGGGAAAGCTGGCCTTTTTCACCTTGGCCGATGAGACGGGATCCATTCAGCTGTTCTTGGAGAAGGCGGGTTTGGAGGCGCAGCAGGAGGGCTGGTTCAAACAGATCACCTCTTTGGTGGACAGTGGCGACTGGCTGGGGGTGAGCGGCACCCTGCGTCGCACCGACCGCGGCGAGCTGTCGGTGAAGGTGAGCGATTGGCGCATGCTGACCAAGGCGCTGCAGCCTCTCCCGGACAAGTGGCATGGTCTGGCCGATGTGGAGAAGCGCTACCGCCAGCGCTATCTCGATTTGGTGGTGTCTCCCGACAGCCGGGAGACCTTCCGGCGTCGGGCCCGCCTGGTGAGTGGCATCCGTCGCTGGCTTGATCAGCGGGATTTTCTCGAGATCGAGACCCCTGTGCTGCAGAGCGAACCCGGTGGTGCTGACGCCCGGCCCTTCGAGACCCATCACAACGCACTCGATCTTCCCCTAACCCTGCGGATTGCGACGGAGTTGCACCTCAAGCGCTTGGTGGTGGGCGGCTTTGAGCGGGTGTACGAGCTCGGCCGGATCTTCCGCAATGAGGGGGTCAGCACCCGCCACAACCCCGAATTCACGTCGGTGGAGATCTATCAGGCCTACAGCGATTACATCGGGATGATGGAGCTCACCGAACAGATGGTGAGCACGGTGTGTCAGGAGGTCTGCGGCACGACCACCATCACGTATCAGGGCAGCGAGATCGATCTGGCACCGCCGTGGCGGCGCGCCACTATGCACGACCTCGTGCAGGAGGCGACGGGGCTTGATTTCAACGGCTTCAGCAGTCGGGAGCAGGCGGCCGCGGCGATGACGGCTAAGGGCTTGCATGCGCCTGAACTGGCCGATTCGGTGGGCCGTCTGCTCAATGAGGCCTTCGAGCAAGCGGTGGAGACGACCCTGATGCAGCCCACCTTTGTTACCGATTACCCGGTGGAGATTTCGCCCCTGGCCCGGCCCCATCGCAGCAAGCCCGGACTGGTGGAACGCTTCGAGTTGTTCATCGTCGGCCGCGAGCATGCCAATGCCTTCAGTGAACTCACTGATCCTGTGGATCAACGTCAGCGACTGGAGGCCCAGCAGGAGCGCAAGGCCGCCGGCGACCTGGAAGCTCAGGGTTTGGACGAGGATTTCGTCATGGCCCTGGAGGTGGGCATGCCTCCTACAGGAGGTTTGGGCATCGGCATCGATCGCCTGGTGATGCTTCTCACCGACAGCCCTTCAATCCGCGATGTGATCGCGTTCCCCCTCCTGAAACCGGAGGCTCGCAAGCAGGACACACCCTCAGTGGAATAA